A window of the Mannheimia granulomatis genome harbors these coding sequences:
- a CDS encoding Kdo(2)-lipid IV(A) acyltransferase produces MNEKKKLPPFQKQFLHPKYWMLWIGLGVFKLLLCLPYPILVKIGLALGKLFANLGFGKRRMRIARRNLELCFPDYSAEKIEKLVQENMKSVGMAIIETGMAWFWSDKRILKWSKIEGVEYLKQQGSDTGILLVGVHFLTLELGARIIGLHHQGVGIYRPNDNPLLDWLQYRGRIRSNKAMIDRKDLRGMIRALKAGETIWYAPDHDYGRRNSVFVPFFAVNETCTTGGTYMLLRSAPKTVVIPFSPIRNADYSGYTIKISPVVDFSQCENEIDTAALMNKVVEREIMNAPAQYMWLHRRFKTRPHEQDKSLYD; encoded by the coding sequence AAAAATTACCTCCTTTCCAAAAACAATTTTTGCACCCGAAATATTGGATGCTATGGATTGGGTTAGGTGTTTTTAAATTACTTTTGTGCTTACCTTATCCAATTTTGGTGAAGATTGGCTTAGCTTTAGGGAAGTTATTTGCGAATTTAGGCTTTGGTAAGCGACGTATGCGAATTGCACGTCGTAATTTAGAACTCTGTTTTCCTGATTACTCTGCCGAAAAAATTGAAAAATTAGTGCAAGAGAATATGAAGTCGGTTGGGATGGCGATTATTGAAACGGGAATGGCATGGTTCTGGTCGGATAAACGCATTTTGAAGTGGTCGAAAATTGAGGGTGTTGAATATTTAAAGCAGCAGGGGAGTGATACAGGGATTTTATTAGTCGGAGTTCACTTTTTGACCTTGGAATTAGGCGCAAGAATTATTGGTTTGCACCATCAAGGAGTAGGTATTTATAGACCTAATGATAATCCACTTTTAGATTGGTTACAGTATCGAGGGCGCATTCGCTCAAATAAGGCGATGATTGACCGAAAAGACTTAAGAGGAATGATTCGGGCATTAAAAGCTGGAGAGACCATTTGGTATGCCCCCGATCATGATTACGGTAGACGAAATAGCGTATTTGTGCCGTTTTTTGCGGTAAATGAGACTTGTACAACAGGTGGAACTTATATGTTGCTCCGCTCAGCACCAAAAACAGTGGTGATTCCTTTTAGCCCGATTCGCAATGCAGATTATTCCGGTTATACAATAAAAATCAGTCCGGTAGTCGATTTCAGTCAATGTGAAAATGAGATTGATACGGCAGCCTTGATGAATAAGGTAGTGGAAAGGGAAATTATGAATGCCCCGGCACAATATATGTGGCTACATCGTCGTTTTAAAACCAGACCGCATGAACAGGATAAAAGCCTTTACGATTAA
- the moeB gene encoding molybdopterin-synthase adenylyltransferase MoeB, with amino-acid sequence MELTDHEMLRYNRQIILKNVDFDGQEKLKASRVLIVGLGGLGCAASQYLASAGIGHLILVDFDTVSLSNLQRQILHTDQTIGQPKVESAKARLTAINPTIQIEAINQKCNDDDWAKLIKKVDLVLDCTDNVTVRNQLNLQCFRQKRPLVSGSAIRFEGQVSVFTYQDKQPCYLCLSQLFGDGTLSCVEAGVIAPIVGVIGSIQALESIKVLLNIGKTLSGKLLMIDGLHFSVREMALPKQANCSVCADIM; translated from the coding sequence ATGGAACTTACTGATCACGAAATGCTGCGTTATAACCGCCAAATTATCCTAAAAAATGTGGATTTTGACGGGCAAGAAAAGCTTAAAGCCAGCAGAGTGTTAATTGTAGGGCTTGGTGGTTTGGGCTGTGCTGCCTCACAATATCTTGCCTCTGCCGGTATTGGGCATTTGATTTTAGTGGATTTTGATACGGTATCGCTTTCTAATTTGCAACGTCAGATTTTACATACAGATCAAACAATTGGTCAGCCGAAAGTTGAATCTGCCAAAGCAAGACTTACTGCGATTAATCCAACTATTCAAATTGAGGCAATAAATCAAAAATGTAATGATGATGATTGGGCAAAATTGATTAAGAAAGTTGATTTAGTTTTGGATTGCACCGATAATGTGACTGTTCGTAATCAGCTTAATTTGCAATGTTTTAGACAAAAACGACCGCTTGTATCAGGTTCGGCTATTCGTTTTGAAGGGCAAGTAAGTGTTTTTACTTACCAAGACAAGCAACCTTGTTACCTTTGCCTAAGTCAATTATTTGGGGATGGTACTTTAAGTTGCGTGGAAGCCGGTGTTATTGCACCCATAGTCGGGGTGATTGGTAGTATCCAAGCATTAGAAAGCATAAAAGTCTTATTGAATATCGGTAAAACATTATCCGGTAAATTATTAATGATTGATGGTCTACATTTCTCAGTTAGAGAGATGGCATTACCAAAACAAGCGAATTGCTCGGTTTGTGCTGATATAATGTAA
- a CDS encoding MarC family protein — protein sequence MFDSLVVQFVVLWAVIDPIGSVPVYLAKTIGLPIDARRKIALNAVLISAGILLFFLVGGQVLLESMQIPLPAFQAAGGLVLLLFALTMIFGESKPEKEMKMSSNLNELAVYPLAVPSIASPGAMMAVVLLTDNHRFNLLEQATTASIMLLVLVITYLLFLVANRIQHLIGNAGAAIISRVMGLILAAIAMNNLLIGVRDFFVQIS from the coding sequence ATGTTTGATTCATTAGTAGTACAGTTTGTGGTTCTTTGGGCAGTTATTGACCCTATTGGTTCCGTTCCTGTTTATTTGGCGAAAACTATTGGCTTACCGATAGATGCAAGACGTAAAATTGCGTTGAACGCTGTGTTGATTTCTGCCGGTATTTTGCTTTTCTTCTTAGTTGGTGGGCAGGTTCTTTTAGAATCTATGCAAATTCCGTTGCCGGCGTTCCAAGCGGCCGGTGGATTAGTGCTATTGCTGTTTGCTTTAACGATGATTTTTGGTGAAAGCAAGCCGGAAAAAGAGATGAAGATGAGTAGTAATTTGAACGAATTAGCAGTTTATCCTCTAGCGGTGCCGTCGATTGCCTCACCGGGGGCTATGATGGCGGTAGTATTGCTTACCGATAACCATCGTTTTAATTTGCTTGAACAAGCTACTACTGCAAGCATTATGTTGCTAGTATTAGTAATTACTTACCTTCTTTTCCTGGTAGCAAATCGCATTCAGCATTTAATCGGTAATGCAGGTGCTGCAATTATTAGCCGGGTAATGGGATTGATTTTAGCGGCAATCGCTATGAATAATTTATTGATTGGTGTGAGAGATTTCTTTGTTCAAATTAGTTAG
- the dapA gene encoding 4-hydroxy-tetrahydrodipicolinate synthase, giving the protein MIMATPLFHGSIIALVTPMTHGEVDYQDLKKLVEYHIQAGSHGIVSVGTTGESTTLSIDENVKVIKKTVEFADGRIPVIAGTGSNATSEAITMTKLLANSGVAGCLSVVPYYNKPTQEGMFLHYKAIAESTDLPQILYNVPGRTGSDLKPETIGRLAKIENIVAVKEATGDLSRLPLIKQLAGEDFIFLSGDDATGFESMKLGGQGVISVTNNVAAADMAKMCNLALAGKFDEAEEINNRLMALHHDLFVESNPIPVKWAAYKLGLISEPNLRLPLTTLSESAQPVVLKALQQAGLI; this is encoded by the coding sequence ATGATTATGGCAACCCCTTTATTTCACGGTAGCATTATTGCTTTAGTAACACCTATGACACATGGTGAAGTAGATTATCAAGATTTGAAAAAATTAGTTGAGTATCATATTCAAGCGGGATCTCATGGTATTGTGTCTGTGGGGACAACCGGTGAATCAACCACTTTAAGCATTGATGAAAATGTTAAGGTTATCAAGAAAACAGTCGAATTCGCTGATGGTCGTATCCCTGTGATTGCAGGTACCGGCTCAAACGCAACCAGCGAAGCAATTACTATGACCAAACTCTTAGCAAATAGCGGTGTTGCCGGCTGTTTAAGTGTTGTACCTTATTATAACAAACCAACTCAAGAAGGTATGTTTTTGCACTATAAAGCAATTGCAGAAAGTACCGATTTACCGCAAATTTTATACAACGTACCAGGACGTACAGGGAGTGATTTAAAACCTGAAACGATTGGTCGATTGGCAAAAATTGAAAATATTGTTGCAGTAAAAGAAGCAACGGGTGATTTAAGTCGTTTACCGCTTATCAAACAACTAGCCGGTGAAGATTTTATTTTCCTAAGTGGAGATGATGCAACAGGCTTTGAATCAATGAAATTAGGCGGTCAAGGTGTTATTTCTGTAACTAATAATGTTGCAGCAGCGGATATGGCAAAAATGTGTAATTTAGCTCTAGCCGGAAAATTTGATGAAGCTGAAGAGATCAACAATCGTTTAATGGCATTACATCACGACTTATTCGTTGAATCTAACCCAATTCCGGTAAAATGGGCAGCGTATAAATTAGGTTTAATCAGTGAGCCAAACTTACGCTTACCGTTAACTACCTTATCTGAATCTGCACAACCGGTAGTGTTAAAAGCATTACAGCAAGCGGGTTTGATCTAA
- a CDS encoding ABC transporter ATP-binding protein, producing MIFFTDLILKRGHSVLIDNSSSTIHTGQKVGLVGKNGCGKSSLFALLKNELQPEGGDVSLPKNWAISWVNQETPALDISALDYVIQGDREYTQLMAQLDEANTQNDGNRIATIHTHLDTIDAWTIQARASTLLNGLGFSTEQLQLPVKSFSGGWRMRLNLAQALICRSDLLLLDEPTNHLDLDAVIWLERWLTNYRGTLILISHDRDFLDPIIDRVIHIEHQKLNEYTGNYTSFEIQRATKISQQNAAYQQQQRKVAHLQSFIDRFKAKATKAKQAQSRIKALEKMELIAPAYADSPFEFEFRPPLALPSPLLMMEKVSAGYGEKTVLESVKLNLVPGSRIGLLGRNGAGKSTLIKLLAGEIPAQTGKMQLAKGVQLGYFAQHQVDTLRFDESPLWHLQKIAPEKTEQELRNYLGGFDFKGDKVVQAVQSFSGGEKARLVLALIVWQRPNLLLLDEPTNHLDLDMRQALIDALTYYEGSLVVVSHDRHLLRSTVNEFYLVHDHKVEEFKGDLDDYQKWLNEQNALANEPKSVLAKNSENLTACSTPNTNENSSANRKEQKRLEAELRQQTAPLRKKITQLEKELEKATEKLNKLETMLADSEIYEAENKTKLTDTLAKQVEAKKQLEDIEMQWLEAQEELEGMLSE from the coding sequence ATGATTTTTTTTACAGACTTAATTTTAAAACGCGGACATTCTGTCCTGATCGATAACAGCTCTTCCACTATTCACACGGGGCAAAAAGTGGGCTTGGTAGGCAAAAACGGCTGTGGAAAATCCTCCCTTTTTGCGTTACTGAAAAATGAATTACAACCTGAAGGTGGTGATGTCTCACTACCCAAAAATTGGGCTATTTCTTGGGTGAATCAAGAAACGCCGGCGCTTGATATTTCTGCTCTTGATTATGTGATTCAAGGTGACCGTGAATATACACAATTAATGGCTCAGCTAGATGAAGCCAATACTCAAAATGACGGTAACCGTATTGCCACCATTCACACCCATTTAGATACTATTGATGCTTGGACAATTCAAGCTAGAGCCTCAACACTACTGAACGGCTTAGGCTTTAGCACCGAACAGCTGCAACTGCCGGTAAAATCCTTTTCGGGCGGTTGGCGAATGCGCTTAAATTTAGCTCAAGCGCTGATTTGTCGCTCTGACTTGCTCTTATTAGATGAACCGACTAATCACTTAGATCTAGATGCCGTGATTTGGCTGGAACGTTGGCTAACCAATTATCGCGGCACATTGATTTTAATCTCCCATGACCGCGATTTTCTTGATCCGATTATCGACCGAGTGATCCATATTGAACATCAAAAACTGAACGAGTACACAGGTAATTACACCTCCTTTGAAATTCAGCGGGCGACCAAAATTTCACAACAAAATGCTGCTTACCAGCAACAGCAACGTAAAGTTGCGCATTTACAAAGTTTTATTGACCGCTTTAAAGCCAAAGCCACCAAAGCAAAACAGGCTCAAAGCCGTATTAAAGCGTTAGAAAAAATGGAATTGATTGCCCCGGCTTATGCAGATTCGCCTTTTGAATTTGAATTCCGTCCGCCACTTGCTTTGCCTAGCCCGCTATTGATGATGGAAAAAGTGAGTGCCGGTTACGGTGAAAAAACGGTATTGGAATCGGTCAAACTCAATCTTGTGCCGGGTTCTCGCATTGGCTTGCTTGGGCGAAACGGGGCAGGAAAATCGACACTGATTAAATTATTAGCGGGCGAAATTCCGGCACAAACAGGCAAAATGCAATTGGCAAAAGGCGTGCAACTTGGCTACTTCGCTCAACATCAGGTGGATACTTTACGCTTTGATGAAAGCCCGCTATGGCATTTACAAAAAATTGCACCGGAAAAAACCGAACAAGAACTGCGGAATTATTTGGGCGGTTTTGATTTTAAAGGCGATAAAGTGGTGCAAGCAGTACAATCCTTTTCAGGTGGAGAAAAAGCTCGCTTAGTGCTTGCCTTAATTGTGTGGCAACGCCCGAATTTATTGTTATTGGATGAGCCGACCAACCATTTAGATCTTGATATGCGACAAGCCCTAATTGATGCTCTCACCTACTACGAGGGCTCATTAGTGGTGGTTTCGCACGACCGCCATTTGCTTCGCAGTACAGTGAATGAATTTTATTTGGTACACGATCATAAAGTCGAAGAATTTAAAGGCGATCTGGACGATTATCAAAAATGGCTGAATGAGCAAAATGCCCTCGCTAACGAGCCAAAATCGGTACTTGCAAAAAATTCGGAAAATTTAACCGCTTGTTCCACCCCAAATACCAATGAAAACAGCTCGGCAAACCGCAAAGAGCAAAAACGTTTGGAAGCCGAACTCCGCCAGCAAACCGCCCCACTGCGTAAAAAAATCACCCAGTTGGAAAAAGAGCTGGAAAAAGCGACCGAAAAGCTGAATAAGTTAGAAACAATGCTTGCCGACAGTGAGATCTACGAAGCAGAAAATAAAACGAAATTAACCGATACTCTCGCCAAACAAGTCGAAGCAAAAAAACAACTAGAAGATATTGAAATGCAATGGCTAGAGGCACAGGAGGAGTTAGAAGGGATGCTTTCGGAATAG
- the moeA gene encoding molybdopterin molybdotransferase MoeA, with the protein MALLPLSDALANILETLPQPTAIERLSLNACANRTLAEDIFSPINVPGFDNSAMDGYALRAADLEQSLTLTVIGKSFAGNPFQGEIKAGECVRIMTGAMIPKGCDAVVMQEETALNADGSVTFNNIAQKGSNIRKVGEDINQGELVLAKGSLLNVASLPLLASLGIATVPVFSKLKVAILSTGDELTSVGEPLSEGKIYDTNRFAVRLMLEKLNCDILDYGILPDDPIQFEQTFRAAQDAADVLITSGGVSVGEADFTKEVLEKLGKIGFWKIAMKPGKPFAFGQLEKAWFFGLPGNPVSALVTFYQLVQPALAKLSGLSAEKIAKLTQNLTACSAEKLKKAVGRQDFQRGYFYVNENGELEVRPVGLQSSHIFSAFNESNCFIVLERERGNVEAGEKVTIQPFNSLLN; encoded by the coding sequence ATGGCGCTTTTACCTCTTTCTGATGCTCTGGCAAACATACTTGAGACTTTACCTCAACCAACCGCTATAGAGCGATTATCCTTAAATGCTTGTGCGAATCGCACTTTAGCTGAGGATATCTTTTCGCCAATTAATGTACCCGGTTTTGATAATTCTGCGATGGATGGTTATGCACTGAGAGCGGCTGATTTAGAGCAAAGCCTAACTCTAACGGTTATTGGTAAGTCTTTTGCAGGAAATCCTTTTCAAGGTGAAATAAAAGCAGGCGAATGTGTACGTATTATGACCGGAGCAATGATCCCCAAAGGGTGTGATGCTGTGGTGATGCAAGAAGAGACTGCACTGAATGCTGATGGTTCCGTTACATTTAACAATATTGCCCAAAAGGGCAGTAATATTCGTAAAGTTGGCGAAGATATTAATCAAGGCGAATTAGTATTAGCGAAAGGTTCTCTCTTGAATGTAGCTAGTTTGCCGCTTTTAGCATCGCTTGGTATTGCAACCGTGCCTGTCTTTAGTAAATTAAAAGTGGCAATTCTTTCAACCGGTGATGAATTAACCAGTGTCGGCGAACCTCTGAGTGAGGGGAAAATTTATGATACCAATCGCTTTGCAGTTCGCTTAATGTTAGAAAAGTTAAACTGTGATATTTTAGATTATGGTATTTTACCCGATGACCCTATTCAATTTGAGCAAACCTTTAGGGCTGCACAAGATGCTGCGGATGTATTAATTACCAGCGGTGGAGTTTCTGTCGGTGAGGCGGATTTTACCAAAGAAGTATTAGAAAAATTAGGTAAAATCGGTTTTTGGAAAATTGCAATGAAACCGGGCAAGCCATTTGCATTTGGGCAATTAGAGAAAGCTTGGTTTTTTGGCTTACCAGGTAATCCGGTTTCTGCCTTGGTTACATTTTACCAGTTAGTGCAACCTGCATTAGCTAAATTATCGGGGCTATCTGCAGAGAAAATTGCAAAATTAACGCAAAATTTAACCGCTTGTAGCGCTGAAAAACTGAAAAAAGCAGTTGGTCGGCAAGATTTCCAGCGTGGTTATTTTTATGTAAATGAAAATGGTGAATTAGAAGTTCGCCCGGTTGGTCTTCAGAGTTCACATATTTTTAGTGCTTTTAATGAAAGTAATTGCTTTATCGTCCTTGAGAGAGAACGTGGTAATGTGGAAGCTGGAGAAAAAGTCACGATTCAGCCGTTTAATTCGTTGTTAAACTAA